One genomic region from Uloborus diversus isolate 005 chromosome 2, Udiv.v.3.1, whole genome shotgun sequence encodes:
- the LOC129235324 gene encoding pneumococcal serine-rich repeat protein-like isoform X1, with product MVWLNEATVFFTASLLLLFYCPVNAQVAQASSSAAVQNVFGNQDVARNFLGCLTSGIRSSSAFPRQEQEDLDAVATGILSAVTTSSGVSAGVRAQALSTALASSLAQLIIAEAAGSEYSTQASALSNVLSSCFLRITGVPNPPFVSEIEGLVSLFAEEAGLPPLNLSQFSTGGISVGLGQAGSQAGSQAGSQSASQAAASSSTSAFASASAFAQSASFALSSSSSFASAVSSASSVSALGILGYQVGLQAAGSLGISNSQAFASSISQALTSVGVGASSSAYASAVSGVVAQYLSGTGVLTSANAQALASSFANVFAASAASASAAASASSAASAQSAAAALAQSQSAASAFSQAASQAFSQATSQAGSQAASQAGSQAASQAGSQAASQAGSQAASQAGSQAASQSGSGASSFTTTISRSSAGSQAGSQAGSQAGSQAGSQAGSQAGSQAGSQAGSQAGSQAGSQAGSQAGSQAGSQAASQAGSQSASQASASSSASAFASASAFAQSASFALSSSSSFASAVSSASSVSALGTLGYQVGLQAAGSLGISNSQAFASSISQALTSVGVGASSSAYASAVSGVVAQYLSGTGVLTSANAQALASSFANVFAASAASASAAASASSAASAQSAAAASAQSQSAASAFSQAASQAFSQAASQAGSQAASQAGSQAASQAGSQAASQAGSQAASQAGSQAASQSGSGASSFTTTISRSSAGSQAGSQAGSQAGSQAGSQAGSQAGSQAGSQAGSQAGSQAGSQAGSQAASQAGSQSASQASASSSASAFASASAFAQSASFALSSSSSFASAVSSASSVSALGTLGYQVGLQAAGSLGISNSQAFASSISQALTSVGVGASSSAYASAVSGVVAQYLSGTGVLTSANAQALASSFANVFAASAASASAAASASSAASAQSTAAALAQSQSAASAFSQAASQAFSQAASQAGSQAASQAGSQAASQAGSQAASQAGSQAASQAGSQAASQSGSGASSFTTTISRSSAGSQAGSQAGSQAGSQAGSQAGSQAGSQAGSQAGSQAGSQAGSQAGSQAGSQAGSQAGSQAGSQAASQAGSQSASQASASSSASAFASASAFAQSASFALSSSSSFASAVSSASSVSALGTLGYQVGLQAAGSLGISNSQAFASSISQALTSVGVGASSSAYASAVSGVVAQYLSGTGVLTSANAQALASSFANVFAASAASASAAASASSAASAQSAAAASAQSQSAASAFSQAASQAFSQAASQAGSQAASQAGSQAASQAGSQAASQAGSQAASQAGSQAASQSGSGASSFTTTISRSSAGSQAGSQAGSQAGSQTGSQAGSQAGSQAGSQAGSQAASQAGSQSASQASASSSASAFASASAFAQSASFALSSSSSFASAVSSASSVSALGTLGYQVGLQAAGSLGISNSQAFASSISQALTSVGVGASSSAYASAVSGVVAQYLSGTGVLTSANAQALASSFANVFAASAASASAAASASSAASAQSTAAALAQSQSAASAFSQAASQAFSQAASQAGSQAASQAGSQAASQAGSQAASQAGSQAASQAGSQAASQSGSGASSFTTTISRSSAGSQAGSQAGSQAGSQAGSQAGSQAGSQAGSQAGSQAGSQAGSQAGSQAASQAGSQSASQASASSSASAFASASAFAQSASFALSSSSSFASAVSSASSVSALGTLGYQVGLQAAGSLGISNSQAFASSISQALTSVGVGASSSAYASAVSGVVAQYLSGTGVLTSANAQALASSFANVFAASAASASAAASASSAASAQSAAAALAQSQSAASAFSQAASQAFSQAASQAGSQAASQAGSQATSQAGSQAASQAGSQAASQAGSQAASQSGSGASSFTTTISRSSAGSQAGSQAGSQAGSQAGSQAGSQAGSQAGSQAGSQAGSQAGSQAASQAGSQSASQASASSSASAFASASAFAQSASFALSSSSSFASAVSSASSVSALGTLGYQVGLQAAGSLGISNSQAFASSISQALTSVGVGASSSAYASAVSGVVAQYLSGTGVLTSANAQALASSFANVFAASAASASAAASASSAASAQSAAAALAQSQSAASAFSQAASQAFSQAASQAGSQAASQAGSQAASQAGSQAASQAGSQAASQAGSQAASQAGSQAASQSGSGASSFTTTISRSSAGSQAGSQAGSQAGSQAGSQAGSQAGSQAGSQAGSQAGSQAGSQAASQAGSQSASQASASSSASAFASASAFAQSASFALSSSSSFASAVSSASSVSALGTLGYQVGLQAAGSLGISNSQAFASSISQALTSVGVGASSSAYASAVSGVVAQYLSGTGVLTSANAQALASSFANVFAASAASASAAASASSAASAQSTAAALAQSQSAASAFSQAASQAFSQAASQAGSQAASQAGSQAASQAGSQAASQAGSQAASQSGSGASSFTTTISRSSAGSQAGSQAGSQAGSQAGSQAGSQAGSQAGSQAGSQAGSQAASQAGSQSASQASASSSASAFASASAFAQSASFALSSSSSFASAVSSASSVSALGTLGYQVGLQAAGSLGISNSQAFASSISQALTSVGVGASSSAYASAVSGVVAQYLSGTGVLTSANAQALASSFANVFAASAASASAAASASSAASAQSAAAALAQSQSAASAFSQAASQAFSQAASQAGSQVASQAGSQAESQAGSQAASQAGSQAASQAGSQAASQSGSGASSFTTTISRSSAGSQAGSQAGSQAGSQAGSQAGSQAGSQAGSQAGSQAASQAGSQSASQASASSSASAFASASAFAQSASFALSSSSSFASAVSSASSVSALGTLGYQVGLQAAGSLGISNSQAFASSISQALTSVGVGASSSAYASAVSGVVAQYLSGTGALTSANAQALASSFANVFAASAASASAAASASSATSAQSAAAALAQSQAAASAFSQAASQASSQASSQAASQASSQASSQAGSQASSQASSQASSQAVSQAASQAASQAASQSAASARAGASSASFSASQSNAASQAGSQAASRAASQAASQAGSQSASQAAASSSASASASASAFAQSASLALASSSSFASAISSVSSVSSLGSLGYQVGLQAAGSLGISNSQAFASSISQALTSVGVGASSAAYASAVSGVLAQYLSGTGVLTSANAQALASSFANVFAASAASASAATSASSSASAQSAAAALAQNQSAASAFSQAASQAGSQASSQAGSQVASQSASGSGAFGFGTSASGIITSSPSLANLVSNVAPILLSSNGLSSSSASSRINSIASGLSTALSSSSGVSLENLSSSLSSVFSEIQNNSFGVSAEQALIQALFEVLTGTVQVLNRGQTSFVSVSSPTVISSSF from the exons ATGGTTTGGCTAAATGAAGCAACCGTGTTCTTCACTGCTAGCTTACTGCTACTTTTCTATTGCCCGGTGAACGCACAGGTAGCACAAGCATCAAGCAGTGCTGCAGTACAAAATGTTTTCGGCAATCAAGATGTTGCAAGGAATTTCTTGGGCTGTCTAACATCAGGCATCAGAAGCTCTTCCGCATTTCCAAGACAAGAACAAGAAGATCTCGATGCAGTAGCAACAGGAATTCTCTCAGCTGTTACAACATCAAGTGGAGTATCGGCAGGAGTAAGAGCTCAAGCACTCAGTACAGCCTTAGCATCATCTTTGGCTCAGTTGATTATAGCCGAAGCTGCAGGATCCGAATACTCTACCCAAGCATCTGCTCTCTCGAATGTACTATCCAGCTGCTTCCTGAGAATCACTGGTGTCCCAAATCCACCATTCGTTTCTGAAATCGAGGGTCTGGTCTCCTTATTTGCTGAAGAAGCTGGCCTACCTCCTCTAAATTTATCTCAATTTTCAACAGGAGGAATTAGCGTTGGCCTGGGGCAAGCGGGAAGTCAGGCAGGAAGCCAAGCTGGAAGTCAATCAGCAAGTCAGGCAGCAGCAAGCAGCTCGACCTCCGCTTTTGCCTCTGCATCTGCTTTCGCACAATCAGCGTCTTTCGCACTTTCATCCTCCAGCTCTTTCGCAAGCGCCGTCTCATCAGCTTCTTCGGTTTCTGCTCTCGGAATTTTAGGATATCAAGTAGGCCTCCAAGCAGCAGGTTCTCTCGGAATCAGCAACTCCCAGGCATTTGCCAGTTCAATATCTCAAGCACTTACTTCCGTTGGTGTGGGAGCTAGTTCATCAGCATACGCGAGTGCAGTATCTGGAGTTGTTGCTCAATACCTTTCAGGAACAGGTGTTCTTACATCAGCGAATGCACAAGCTCTGGCTTCCTCTTTCGCAAATGTATTTGCAGCGTCTGCAGCCTCAGCTTCTGCAGCGGCATCTGCTTCAAGCGCAGCATCTGCACAGTCTGCTGCTGCTGCATTAGCTCAAAGTCAGTCGGCAGCCTCTGCATTCTCTCAAGCAGCTAGTCAAGCATTTAGTCAGGCAACTAGCCAAGCAGGAAGTCAAGCCGCAAGCCAAGCAGGAAGTCAAGCCGCAAGCCAAGCAGGAAGTCAAGCCGCAAGCCAAGCCGGAAGTCAAGCCGCAAGCCAAGCCGGAAGTCAAGCTGCAAGTCAAAGTGGATCTGGAGCATCGAGTTTCACAACAACCATTTCGAGGAGTAGTGCTGGTAGTCAGGCTGGTAGTCAAGCTGGTAGCCAAGCAGGAAGTCAAGCTGGTAGCCAAGCAGGAAGTCAAGCTGGTAGCCAAGCAGGAAGTCAAGCTGGTAGCCAAGCAGGAAGTCAAGCTGGTAGCCAAGCAGGAAGTCAAGCTGGTAGCCAAGCTGGCAGCCAAGCAGCTAGCCAAGCTGGAAGTCAATCAGCAAGTCAGGCATCAGCAAGCAGCTCTGCCTCCGCTTTTGCCTCTGCATCAGCTTTCGCTCAATCAGCGTCTTTCGCACTTTCATCCTCCAGCTCTTTCGCAAGCGCCGTCTCATCAGCTTCTTCGGTTTCTGCTCTCGGAACTTTAGGATATCAAGTTGGCCTCCAAGCAGCAGGTTCTCTTGGAATCAGCAACTCCCAGGCATTTGCCAGTTCAATATCTCAAGCACTTACTTCGGTTGGTGTGGGAGCTAGTTCATCAGCATACGCGAGTGCAGTATCTGGAGTTGTTGCTCAATACCTTTCAGGAACAGGTGTTCTTACATCAGCGAATGCACAAGCTCTGGCTTCCTCTTTCGCAAATGTATTTGCAGCGTCTGCAGCCTCAGCTTCTGCAGCGGCATCTGCTTCAAGCGCAGCATCTGCACAGTCTGCTGCTGCTGCATCAGCTCAAAGTCAGTCGGCAGCCTCTGCATTCTCTCAAGCAGCAAGTCAAGCATTTAGTCAGGCAGCTAGCCAAGCAGGAAGTCAAGCCGCAAGCCAAGCAGGAAGTCAAGCCGCAAGCCAAGCAGGAAGTCAAGCCGCAAGCCAAGCAGGAAGTCAAGCCGCAAGCCAAGCCGGAAGTCAAGCTGCAAGTCAAAGTGGATCTGGAGCATCGAGTTTCACAACAACCATTTCGAGGAGTAGTGCTGGTAGTCAGGCTGGTAGTCAAGCTGGTAGCCAAGCAGGAAGTCAAGCTGGTAGCCAAGCAGGAAGTCAAGCTGGTAGCCAAGCAGGAAGTCAAGCTGGTAGCCAAGCAGGAAGTCAAGCTGGTAGCCAAGCTGGCAGCCAAGCAGCTAGCCAAGCTGGAAGTCAATCAGCAAGTCAGGCATCAGCAAGCAGCTCTGCCTCCGCTTTTGCCTCTGCATCAGCTTTCGCTCAATCAGCGTCTTTCGCACTTTCATCCTCCAGCTCTTTCGCAAGCGCCGTCTCATCAGCTTCTTCGGTTTCTGCTCTCGGAACTTTAGGATATCAAGTTGGCCTCCAAGCAGCAGGTTCTCTCGGAATCAGCAACTCCCAGGCATTTGCCAGTTCAATATCTCAAGCACTTACTTCGGTTGGTGTGGGAGCTAGTTCATCAGCATACGCGAGTGCAGTATCTGGAGTTGTTGCTCAATACCTTTCAGGAACAGGTGTTCTTACATCAGCGAATGCACAAGCTCTGGCTTCCTCTTTCGCAAATGTATTTGCAGCGTCTGCAGCCTCAGCTTCTGCAGCGGCATCTGCTTCAAGCGCAGCATCTGCACAGTCTACTGCTGCTGCATTAGCTCAAAGTCAGTCGGCAGCCTCTGCATTCTCTCAAGCAGCTAGTCAAGCATTTAGTCAGGCAGCTAGCCAAGCAGGAAGTCAAGCCGCAAGCCAAGCAGGAAGTCAAGCCGCAAGCCAAGCAGGAAGTCAAGCCGCAAGCCAAGCCGGAAGTCAAGCCGCAAGCCAAGCCGGAAGTCAAGCTGCAAGTCAAAGTGGATCTGGAGCATCGAGTTTCACAACAACCATTTCGAGGAGTAGTGCTGGTAGTCAGGCTGGTAGTCAAGCTGGTAGCCAAGCAGGAAGTCAAGCTGGTAGCCAAGCAGGAAGTCAAGCTGGTAGCCAAGCAGGAAGTCAAGCTGGTAGCCAAGCAGGAAGTCAAGCTGGTAGCCAAGCAGGAAGTCAAGCTGGTAGCCAAGCAGGAAGTCAAGCTGGTAGCCAAGCTGGCAGCCAAGCAGCTAGCCAAGCTGGAAGTCAATCAGCAAGTCAGGCATCAGCAAGCAGCTCTGCCTCCGCTTTTGCCTCTGCATCAGCTTTCGCTCAATCAGCGTCTTTCGCACTTTCATCCTCCAGCTCTTTCGCAAGCGCCGTCTCATCAGCTTCTTCGGTTTCTGCTCTCGGAACTTTAGGATATCAAGTTGGCCTCCAAGCAGCAGGTTCTCTTGGAATCAGCAACTCCCAGGCATTTGCCAGTTCAATATCTCAAGCACTTACTTCGGTTGGTGTGGGAGCTAGTTCATCAGCATACGCGAGTGCAGTATCTGGAGTTGTTGCTCAATACCTTTCAGGAACAGGTGTTCTTACATCAGCGAATGCACAAGCTCTGGCTTCCTCTTTCGCAAATGTATTTGCAGCGTCTGCAGCCTCAGCTTCTGCAGCGGCATCTGCTTCAAGCGCAGCATCTGCACAGTCTGCTGCTGCTGCATCAGCTCAAAGTCAGTCGGCAGCCTCTGCATTCTCTCAAGCAGCAAGTCAAGCATTTAGTCAGGCAGCTAGCCAAGCAGGAAGTCAAGCCGCAAGCCAAGCAGGAAGTCAAGCCGCAAGCCAAGCAGGAAGTCAAGCCGCAAGCCAAGCAGGAAGTCAAGCCGCAAGCCAAGCCGGAAGTCAAGCTGCAAGTCAAAGTGGATCTGGAGCATCGAGTTTCACAACAACCATTTCGAGGAGTAGTGCTGGTAGTCAGGCTGGTAGTCAAGCTG GAAGTCAAGCTGGTAGCCAAACAGGAAGTCAAGCTGGTAGCCAAGCAGGAAGTCAAGCTGGTAGCCAAGCTGGCAGCCAAGCAGCTAGCCAAGCTGGAAGTCAATCAGCAAGTCAGGCATCAGCAAGCAGCTCTGCCTCCGCTTTTGCCTCTGCATCAGCTTTCGCTCAATCAGCGTCTTTCGCACTTTCATCCTCCAGCTCTTTCGCAAGCGCCGTCTCATCAGCTTCTTCGGTTTCTGCTCTCGGAACTTTAGGATATCAAGTTGGCCTCCAAGCAGCAGGTTCTCTCGGAATCAGCAACTCCCAGGCATTTGCCAGTTCAATATCTCAAGCACTTACTTCGGTTGGTGTGGGAGCTAGTTCATCAGCATACGCGAGTGCAGTATCTGGAGTTGTTGCTCAATACCTTTCAGGAACAGGTGTTCTTACATCAGCGAATGCACAAGCTCTGGCTTCCTCTTTCGCAAATGTATTTGCAGCGTCTGCAGCCTCAGCTTCTGCAGCGGCATCTGCTTCAAGCGCAGCATCTGCACAGTCTACTGCTGCTGCATTAGCTCAAAGTCAGTCGGCAGCCTCTGCATTCTCTCAAGCAGCTAGTCAAGCATTTAGTCAGGCAGCTAGCCAAGCAGGAAGTCAAGCCGCAAGCCAAGCAGGAAGTCAAGCCGCAAGCCAAGCAGGAAGTCAAGCCGCAAGCCAAGCAGGAAGTCAAGCCGCAAGCCAAGCCGGAAGTCAAGCTGCAAGTCAAAGTGGATCTGGAGCATCGAGTTTCACAACAACCATTTCGAGGAGTAGTGCTGGTAGTCAGGCTGGTAGTCAAGCTGGTAGCCAAGCAGGAAGTCAAGCTGGTAGCCAAGCAGGAAGTCAAGCTGGTAGCCAAGCAGGAAGTCAAGCTGGTAGCCAAGCAGGAAGTCAAGCTGGTAGCCAAGCCGGCAGCCAAGCAGCTAGCCAAGCTGGAAGTCAATCAGCAAGTCAGGCATCAGCAAGCAGCTCTGCCTCCGCTTTTGCCTCTGCATCAGCTTTCGCTCAATCAGCGTCTTTCGCACTTTCATCCTCCAGCTCTTTCGCAAGCGCCGTCTCATCAGCTTCTTCGGTTTCTGCTCTCGGAACTTTAGGATATCAAGTTGGCCTCCAAGCAGCAGGTTCTCTCGGAATCAGCAACTCCCAGGCATTTGCCAGTTCAATATCTCAAGCACTTACTTCGGTTGGTGTGGGAGCTAGTTCATCAGCATACGCGAGTGCAGTATCTGGAGTTGTTGCTCAATACCTTTCAGGAACAGGTGTTCTTACATCAGCGAATGCACAAGCTCTGGCTTCCTCTTTCGCAAATGTATTTGCAGCGTCTGCAGCCTCAGCTTCTGCAGCGGCATCTGCTTCAAGCGCAGCATCTGCACAGTCTGCTGCTGCTGCATTAGCTCAAAGTCAGTCGGCAGCCTCTGCATTCTCTCAAGCAGCTAGTCAAGCATTTAGTCAGGCAGCTAGCCAAGCAGGAAGTCAAGCCGCAAGCCAAGCAGGAAGTCAAGCCACAAGCCAAGCAGGAAGTCAAGCCGCAAGCCAAGCCGGAAGTCAAGCCGCAAGCCAAGCCGGAAGTCAAGCTGCAAGTCAAAGTGGATCTGGAGCATCGAGTTTCACAACAACCATTTCGAGGAGTAGTGCTGGTAGTCAGGCTGGTAGTCAAGCTG GAAGTCAAGCTGGTAGCCAAGCAGGAAGTCAAGCTGGTAGCCAAGCAGGAAGTCAAGCTGGTAGCCAAGCAGGAAGTCAAGCTGGTAGCCAAGCTGGCAGTCAAGCAGCTAGCCAAGCTGGAAGTCAATCAGCAAGTCAGGCATCAGCAAGCAGCTCTGCCTCCGCTTTTGCCTCTGCATCAGCTTTCGCTCAATCAGCGTCTTTCGCACTTTCATCCTCCAGCTCTTTCGCAAGCGCCGTCTCATCAGCTTCTTCGGTTTCTGCTCTCGGAACTTTAGGATATCAAGTTGGCCTCCAAGCAGCAGGTTCTCTCGGAATCAGCAACTCCCAGGCATTTGCCAGTTCAATATCTCAAGCACTTACTTCGGTTGGTGTGGGAGCTAGTTCATCAGCATACGCGAGTGCAGTATCTGGAGTTGTTGCTCAATACCTTTCAGGAACAGGTGTTCTTACATCAGCGAATGCACAAGCTCTGGCTTCCTCTTTCGCAAATGTATTTGCAGCGTCTGCAGCCTCAGCTTCTGCAGCGGCATCTGCTTCAAGCGCAGCATCTGCACAGTCTGCTGCTGCTGCATTAGCTCAAAGTCAGTCGGCAGCCTCTGCATTCTCTCAAGCAGCTAGTCAAGCATTTAGTCAGGCAGCTAGCCAAGCAGGAAGTCAAGCCGCAAGCCAAGCAGGAAGTCAAGCCGCAAGCCAAGCAGGAAGTCAAGCCGCAAGCCAAGCAGGAAGTCAAGCCGCAAGCCAAGCCGGAAGTCAAGCCGCAAGCCAAGCCGGAAGTCAAGCTGCAAGTCAAAGTGGATCTGGAGCATCGAGTTTCACAACAACCATTTCGAGGAGTAGTGCTG GAAGTCAAGCTGGTAGCCAAGCAGGAAGTCAGGCTGGTAGCCAAGCAGGAAGTCAAGCTGGTAGCCAAGCAGGAAGTCAAGCTGGTAGCCAAGCAGGAAGTCAAGCTGGTAGCCAAGCTGGCAGCCAAGCAGCTAGCCAAGCTGGAAGTCAATCAGCAAGTCAGGCATCAGCAAGCAGCTCTGCCTCCGCTTTTGCCTCTGCATCAGCTTTCGCTCAATCAGCGTCTTTCGCACTTTCATCCTCCAGCTCTTTCGCAAGCGCCGTCTCATCAGCTTCTTCGGTTTCTGCTCTCGGAACTTTAGGATATCAAGTTGGCCTCCAAGCAGCAGGTTCTCTCGGAATCAGCAACTCCCAGGCATTTGCCAGTTCAATATCTCAAGCACTTACTTCGGTTGGTGTGGGAGCTAGTTCATCAGCATACGCGAGTGCAGTATCTGGAGTTGTTGCTCAATACCTTTCAGGAACAGGTGTTCTTACATCAGCGAATGCTCAAGCTCTGGCTTCCTCTTTCGCAAATGTATTTGCAGCGTCTGCAGCCTCAGCTTCTGCAGCGGCATCTGCTTCAAGCGCAGCATCTGCACAGTCTACTGCTGCTGCATTAGCTCAAAGTCAGTCGGCAGCCTCTGCATTCTCTCAAGCAGCTAGTCAAGCATTTAGTCAGGCAGCTAGCCAAGCAGGAAGTCAAGCCGCAAGCCAAGCAGGAAGTCAAGCCGCAAGCCAAGCAGGAAGTCAAGCCGCAAGCCAAGCCGGAAGTCAAGCTGCAAGTCAAAGTGGATCTGGAGCATCGAGTTTCACAACAACCATTTCGAGGAGTAGTGCTGGTAGTCAGGCTGGTAGTCAAGCTGGTAGCCAAGCAGGAAGTCAAGCTGGTAGCCAAGCAGGAAGTCAAGCTGGTAGCCAAGCAGGAAGTCAAGCTGGTAGCCAAGCTGGCAGCCAAGCAGCTAGCCAAGCTGGAAGTCAATCAGCAAGTCAGGCATCAGCAAGCAGCTCTGCCTCCGCTTTTGCCTCTGCATCAGCTTTCGCTCAATCAGCGTCTTTCGCACTTTCATCCTCCAGCTCTTTCGCAAGCGCCGTCTCATCAGCTTCTTCGGTTTCTGCTCTCGGAACTTTAGGATATCAAGTTGGCCTCCAAGCAGCAGGTTCTCTCGGAATCAGCAACTCCCAGGCATTTGCCAGTTCAATATCTCAAGCACTTACTTCGGTTGGTGTGGGAGCTAGTTCATCAGCATACGCGAGTGCAGTATCTGGAGTTGTTGCTCAATACCTTTCAGGAACAGGTGTTCTTACATCAGCGAATGCACAAGCTCTGGCTTCCTCTTTCGCAAATGTATTTGCAGCGTCTGCAGCCTCAGCTTCTGCAGCGGCATCTGCTTCAAGCGCAGCATCTGCACAGTCTGCTGCTGCTGCATTAGCTCAAAGTCAGTCGGCAGCCTCTGCATTCTCTCAAGCAGCTAGTCAAGCATTTAGTCAGGCAGCTAGCCAAGCAGGAAGTCAAGTCGCAAGCCAAGCAGGAAGTCAAGCCGAGAGCCAAGCTGGAAGTCAAGCCGCAAGCCAAGCAGGAAGTCAAGCCGCAAGCCAAGCCGGAAGTCAAGCTGCAAGTCAAAGTGGATCTGGAGCATCGAGTTTCACAACAACCATTTCGAGGAGTAGTGCTGGTAGTCAAGCTGGTAGTCAAGCTGGTAGCCAAGCAGGAAGTCAAGCTGGTAGCCAAGCAGGAAGTCAAGCTGGTAGCCAAGCTGGCAGCCAAGCTGGCAGCCAAGCAGCTAGCCAAGCTGGAAGTCAATCAGCAAGTCAGGCATCAGCAAGCAGCTCTGCCTCCGCTTTTGCCTCTGCGTCAGCTTTCGCTCAATCAGCGTCTTTCGCACTTTCATCCTCCAGCTCTTTTGCAAGCGCCGTCTCATCAGCTTCTTCGGTTTCTGCTCTCGGAACTTTAGGATATCAAGTAGGCCTCCAAGCAGCAGGTTCTCTCGGAATCAGCAACTCCCAGGCATTTGCTAGTTCAATATCTCAAGCACTTACTTCGGTTGGTGTGGGAGCTAGTTCATCAGCATACGCGAGTGCAGTATCTGGAGTTGTTGCTCAATACCTTTCAGGAACAGGTGCTCTTACATCAGCGAATGCACAAGCTCTGGCTTCCTCTTTCGCAAATGTATTTGCAGCGTCTGCAGCCTCAGCTTCTGCAGCGGCATCTGCTTCAAGCGCAACATCTGCACAGTCGGCTGCTGCTGCATTAGCTCAAAGTCAGGCGGCAGCGTCAGCGTTTTCACAAGCAGCAAGTCAAGCATCGAGTCAAGCATCGAGTCAAGCAGCAAGTCAAGCATCGAGTCAAGCATCGAGTCAAGCAGGAAGTCAAGCATCGAGTCAAGCATCGAGTCAAGCATCGAGTCAAGCAGTAAGTCAAGCAGCTAGCCAAGCAGCAAGTCAAGCAGCAAGCCAAAGTGCAGCCTCAGCTAGAGCAGGAGCTTCCAGTGCTTCATTTTCCGCGTCTCAAAGTAATGCAGCCAGTCAAGCAGGTAGCCAAGCAGCAAGCCGAGCTGCCAGCCAAGCAGCTAGCCAAGCTGGAAGTCAATCAGCAAGTCAGGCAGCAGCAAGCAGCTCTGCCTCAGCTTCTGCCTCTGCATCTGCTTTCGCACAATCAGCTTCTCTCGCCCTAGCATCCTCCAGTTCTTTTGCAAGCGCCATCTCATCCGTTTCTTCAGTTTCTTCTCTTGGATCTTTAGGATATCAAGTTGGTCTTCAAGCAGCTGGGTCACTCGGAATCAGCAACTCCCAAGCATTCGCCAGTTCTATATCTCAAGCCCTTACTTCGGTTGGAGTAGGAGCTAGTTCAGCGGCTTACGCTAGTGCGGTATCCGGCGTTCTTGCTCAGTACCTTTCAGGAACAGGTGTCCTTACATCAGCCAACGCACAAGCTCTGGCTTCCTCTTTCGCAAATGTATTTGCTGCATCTGCAGCCTCAGCATCAGCCGCgacatctgcctctagctcaGCTTCTGCACAGTCTGCTGCAGCAGCATTGGCTCAAAATCAGTCGGCAGCATCGGCATTCTCCCAGGCTGCTAGTCAAGCAGGAAGTCAAGCGTCAAGCCAAGCAGGAAGTCAAGTGGCGAGCCAAAGTGCTTCCGGTTCAGGGGCTTTTGGATTCGGCACTTCTGCTTCAGGGATAATAACTTCTTCTCCTAGTTTAGCAAACTTAGTCAGCAATGTGGCTCCAATCCTTCTGTCTTCTAATGGTTTGTCTTCTTCTTCAGCCTCTTCACGAATTAATAGCATTGCTTCCGGTTTATCGACTGCTCTATCATCATCAAGTGGTGTCAGCCTTGAAAACCTTTCGAGTAGTTTATCTTCTGTGTTCTCAGAAATTCAGAACAATAGTTTCGGGGTTTCTGCTGAGCAAGCTTTGATTCAAGCTCTGTTTGAAGTCTTAACTGGTACAGTGCAAGTTCTTAACAGAGGTCAAACATCGTTCGTGAGTGTATCATCTCCTACTGTGATTAGCAGTTCTTTTTAG